One genomic segment of Hevea brasiliensis isolate MT/VB/25A 57/8 chromosome 3, ASM3005281v1, whole genome shotgun sequence includes these proteins:
- the LOC110662546 gene encoding uncharacterized protein LOC110662546 translates to MANHDLILGQSHNLGLRQNQQLVLGHNHNLGLGQNHDLELGQAHEHHLGLGQTHDHELGLGHPHDHELGLGQSDDHDGDAGHSYGHENELGMDRKPEEGDHELALPPHNHELALSENNELVVSENQELDQNLELAVDQNQEMGMEPIQDLSIEDSQLVVHTPVIQARTLAIAPNYELSVGQEFPDVISCRRALRDTAIGLHFEMQTIKSDKTRFTAKCASEGCPWRIHAAKLPGVPTFTIRTIHETHTCGGIAHLGHQQASVQWVANSVEQRLKENPNYKPKEILEEIHRVHGITLSYKQAWRGKERIMAAMRGSFEEGYRLLPQYCEQVKRTNPGSIASVYGNPTDNCFQRLFISFQASIYGFLNACRPLLGLDRTFLKSKYLGTLLLATGFDGDGALFPLAFGVVDEENDENWMWFLSELHNLLEINTENMPRLTILSDRQKGIVDGVEANFPTAFHGFCMRHLSESFRKEFNNTMLVNLLWEAAHALTVIEFEAKILEIEEISQDAAYWIRRIPPRLWATAYFEGTRFGHLTANIIESLNCWILEASGLPIIQMMECIRRQLMTWFNERRETSMQWTSILVPSAERRVAEALERARTYQVLRANEAEFEVISHEGTNIVDIRNRCCLCRGWQLYGLPCAHAVAALLSCRQNVHRFTESCFTVATYRKTYSQTIHPIPDKSLWKELSEGDPNANKAVEVVINPPKSLRPPGRPRKKRVRAEDRGRVKRVVHCSRCNQTGHFRTTCAAPI, encoded by the coding sequence ATGGCAAACCATGACTTGATACTGGGGCAAAGTCACAATTTAGGGCTTAGGCAGAATCAACAATTGGTCTTAGGGCATAATCACAATTTGGGTCTAGGCCAGAATCATGATTTGGAATTGGGACAAGCACATGAGCATCATTTGGGTTTAGGACAGACACATGATCATGAACTGGGTTTAGGACATCCTCATGACCATGAATTGGGTTTGGGACAGAGTGATGACCACGATGGAGATGCTGGTCATAGTTATGGCCATGAGAATGAGTTAGGTATGGATCGCAAACCTGAAGAGGGAGATCATGAGTTGGCTCTTCCTCCACATAACCATGAGTTAGCCTTATCGGAGAACAATGAATTGGTTGTTTCGGAAAACCAAGAACTTGATCAGAACCTGGAACTAGCTGTGGACCAGAACCAGGAAATGGGCATGGAGCCTATTCAGGATTTGTCCATTGAGGACTCCCAGCTTGTTGTCCACACTCCTGTCATTCAGGCTCGTACACTTGCTATAGCTCCTAATTATGAGCTGTCAGTAGGGCAGGAATTCCCAGATGTCATCAGCTGTCGTAGGGCATTGAGGGATACAGCCATTGGTCTTCACTTTGAAATGCAGACGATAAAATCTGACAAGACTCGATTCACAGCTAAATGTGCCAGTGAGGGGTGCCCCTGGCGAATACATGCAGCGAAGCTGCCAGGAGTTCCAACTTTCACCATCAGGACCATCCATGAGACCCATACATGTGGTGGAATTGCTCATCTTGGCCATCAGCAAGCCTCAGTTCAGTGGGTTGCAAACTCAGTAGAGCAAAGACTTAAGGAAAACCCTAATTACAAGCCAAAGGAAATATTGGAAGAGATTCATCGAGTACATGGTATAACTTTGTCATACAAGCAAGCTTGGAGAGGCAAGGAGCGAATCATGGCTGCCATGCGTGGATCCTTTGAAGAAGGCTATCGATTGCTTCCACAGTATTGTGAACAGGTTAAACGGACAAATCCTGGGAGTATTGCATCTGTGTATGGCAACCCAACAGATAACTGCTTCCAGCGCCTCTTCATCTCATTTCAGGCATCAATTTATGGTTTTCTGAATGCTTGTCGGCCTCTCCTTGGGTTAGATAGGACATTTTTGAAAAGCAAGTACCTTGGTACTTTGCTTCTTGCTACTGGCTTTGATGGGGATGGTGCTCTGTTTCCTTTGGCATTTGGTGTTGTTGATGAGGAGAATGATGAAAATTGGATGTGGTTTCTGTCTGAACTTCATAACCTCCTGGAGATCAATACAGAAAACATGCCAAGGCTTACAATATTGTCTGACCGGCAGAAGGGCATTGTTGATGGAGTGGAAGCAAATTTTCCAACTGCTTTTCATGGATTTTGCATGCGTCACTTGAGTGAAAGCTTCCGAAAAGAGTTTAACAACACCATGCTTGTCAACCTTCTATGGGAAGCTGCTCATGCTCTGACcgtcattgaatttgaggcaaaaaTTCTAGAGATTGAGGAGATATCACAAGATGCTGCATATTGGATACGAAGAATCCCCCCTCGGTTGTGGGCTACAGCTTATTTTGAAGGGACTCGGTTTGGGCATTTGACAGCTAATATAATTGAATCATTGAACTGTTGGATTTTGGAAGCCTCTGGGCTTCCAATAATTCAGATGATGGAATGCATTAGGAGGCAGCTAATGACTTGGTTCAACGAACGCAGAGAGACCAGTATGCAGTGGACATCAATACTTGTGCCTTCTGCTGAGAGGCGCGTTGCGGAGGCTCTTGAGCGAGCACGCACTTATCAGGTGCTTCGAGCTAATGAAGCTGAGTTTGAAGTTATATCCCATGAAGGAACTAATATTGTGGACATTAGGAACCGCTGTTGCCTTTGCCGCGGCTGGCAGCTATATGGTTTGCCCTGTGCACACGCTGTGGCAGCACTTCTATCTTGCAGGCAGAATGTGCATCGGTTTACTGAGAGTTGTTTCACTGTAGCAACCTATCGAAAAACATATTCACAAACTATTCATCCAATTCCAGATAAAAGTCTCTGGAAGGAGTTGTCTGAGGGAGATCCAAATGCTAACAAGGCTGTTGAGGTTGTTATTAATCCACCCAAATCACTTCGTCCACCTGGTCGGCCAAGAAAAAAGCGAGTCCGAGCAGAAGACCGTGGCCGTGTGAAGCGTGTTGTGCATTGTAGCCGTTGCAATCAGACAGGTCACTTTAGAACAACATGTGCAGCACCCATCTAA
- the LOC110662548 gene encoding protein LEAD-SENSITIVE 1 — MVVVDPDDLKVGDHIYACRAAGYAHHGIYVGEVNGVSFVIHFNSTTNGGGVVGSVFTASRWSKNKACQVCGHVENVNLGVVKTCLDCFLKKDELQLQCYIGNSKPSNEVVKMAYNLLERGFGEYNIAINNCEHFATFCKKGEPYSGQVENASMMINLLPTGSLPFRLFDLYLSFRKQGNHR, encoded by the exons ATGGTAGTGGTTGATCCTGACGATCTCAAAGTGGGTGATCACATCTATGCTTGCAGGGCTGCTGGATACGCCCACCATG GAATATATGTGGGTGAGGTCAATGGCGTCAGTTTCGTGATTCACTTCAACTCCACAACAAATGGAGGCGGCGTTGTGGGCTCAGTCTTCACTGCTAGTAGGTGGTCTAAAAACAAGGCTTGCCAAGTATGTGGGCATGTAGAGAATGTGAATCTTGGAGTGGTGAAAACCTGTCTTGATTGTTTCCTGAAAAAGGACGAATTGCAGTTGCAGTGTTATATTGGAAACTCAAAACCAAGTAATGAAGTTGTGAAGATGGCCTATAACCTACTGGAACGTGGGTTCGGCGAATATAATATTGCTATAAACAATTGCGAGCACTTTGCCACCTTTTGTAAGAAAGGAGAGCCCTATAGCGGACAAGTTGAAAATGCTAGCATGATGATTAATTTACTTCCTACGGGATCTCTTCCTTTCCGGCTGTTTGACCTTTACCTTTCGTTTCGAAAACAGGGAAACCatagataa
- the LOC110662547 gene encoding uncharacterized protein LOC110662547 isoform X2, with protein MEPGVYRAAISDDRDFFRRLTSSDANILLQVTSLQQDTILHVAAKFKRKEIAAMITNLIPSLVYKKNSNGDTPLHITARLGSLEVVQVLLSYACCERMELEANENLLRMVNMDSNTALHEAARKGHFEVVVSLIQKDPGLAMLTNNAEESPLFLAVDKMHFRIASYILETVPGCSFQGRNNMNALHAAVIRSYFNGEKLNLDVTQLRNPLFFVVHLSVRDCIRFIRFGVTKLLRRDIHQDHVNLSDFIKQLIKKHPSTILEANNIGWTPFHYAAYAGQEAIVKELLLADNSIAFTKNGEGMAGLHVAAREGHVPVLKKIAETCPDIWDLKDNNGRTAFHVAAESGKANAVKFILKQVAEDNINDQDNEGNTALHLATLQGHGKIFLLLTNDRRADKTIMNKDCLAVVDIIDSRRVFNFFRQGWMIFQLSIAGGLASLEQGRNKKIEARTEREKGVVENHGDEEVEDKRLKPEGPEVLSFNHLRNMASTNILVSTLIATVSFAAAFTVPGGYKNEGPDEGMPVFIKKASFRAFVYGCRIGLII; from the exons ATGGAGCCTGGAGTCTATCGTGCAGCTATCTCAGATGATCGGGATTTCTTCAGGAGACTCACCTCCTCTGATGCAAATATCCTGCTCCAGGTTACATCCCTGCAACAAGACACCATTCTCCATGTTGCAGCAAAATTCAAACGGAAGGAGATAGCGGCAATGATCACGAATTTGATACCATCACTTGTGTACAAAAAAAATTCAAACGGTGACACCCCACTTCATATTACAGCGAGGTTAGGGAGTTTAGAGGTTGTACAGGTCCTATTAAGTTATGCCTGTTGTGAAAGGATGGAACTTGAAGCCAACGAAAATCTATTGAGGATGGTGAATATGGACAGTAACACAGCACTTCATGAAGCTGCGAGGAAAGGTCACTTTGAGGTTGTGGTTTCATTGATTCAGAAGGATCCAGGATTGGCAATGTTGACAAATAATGCAGAGGAATCTCCACTATTCCTCGCTGTGGATAAAATGCATTTCAGAATTGCTAGCTACATCTTAGAAACTGTCCCAGGTTGCTCTTTCCAGGGAAGGAACAATATGAATGCCTTGCATGCAGCAGTCATTCGCTCATATTTCAATG GTGAAAAATTGAACCTGGATGTCACACAGTTGAGGAATCCTCTCTTTTTTGTTGTCCACCTTTCAGTCAGGGACTGTATCAGGTTCATTCGCTTTGGAGTAACAAAATTGCTCAGAAGGGACATCCACCAGGACCATGTTAATCTTTCAG ATTTCATTAAACAGTTGATTAAAAAGCATCCGTCTACTATATTAGAAGCCAACAACATTGGATGGACTCCTTTTCACTATGCAGCATACGCTGGCCAGGAAGCCATTGTGAAAGAGTTGCTGTTAGCTGACAATTCCATAGCTTTCACTAAAAATGGGGAGGGCATGGCTGGCCTTCATGTCGCTGCAAGAGAAGGGCACGTGCCTGTTCTGAAAAAGATTGCAGAAACTTGTCCAGACATTTGGGATTTGAAAGACAACAATGGCCGGACAGCTTTTCATGTTGCTGCTGAAAGTGGAAAGGCAAATGCTGTCAAGTTTATTTTGAAACAGGTCGCTGAGGATAATATAAATGACCAAGATAATGAAGGAAACACAGCATTGCATCTAGCGACTTTGCAGGGACATGGGAAGATCTTTCTATTGCTGACAAATGATAGAAGGGCAGACAAGACAATCATGAACAAGGATTGTCTTGCTGTCGTGGACATCATTGATTCAAGAAGGGTATTCAACTTTTTCAGACAG GGTTGGATGATATTCCAATTGTCAATTGCTGGTGGTCTAGCAAGTTTAGAGCAAGGTCGCAACAAGAAAATTGAAGCAAGAACAGAGCGTGAAAAGGGCGTTGTCGAAAATCATGGGGATGAAGAGGTTGAAGATAAAAGATTAAAACCAGAGGGACCAGAAGTTTTATCCTTTAACCATCTTAGGAATATGGCCAGCACCAATATATTGGTATCAACTCTCATAGCCACTGTCTCATTTGCAGCAGCTTTCACTGTTCCTGGAGGATACAAAAATGAGGGACCTGATGAAGGCATGCCAGTTTTTATCAAGAAAGCATCCTTCAGAGCATTTGTG TATGGGTGCAGGATAGGTTTAATTATATGA
- the LOC110662547 gene encoding ankyrin repeat-containing protein ITN1 isoform X1 — MEPGVYRAAISDDRDFFRRLTSSDANILLQVTSLQQDTILHVAAKFKRKEIAAMITNLIPSLVYKKNSNGDTPLHITARLGSLEVVQVLLSYACCERMELEANENLLRMVNMDSNTALHEAARKGHFEVVVSLIQKDPGLAMLTNNAEESPLFLAVDKMHFRIASYILETVPGCSFQGRNNMNALHAAVIRSYFNGEKLNLDVTQLRNPLFFVVHLSVRDCIRFIRFGVTKLLRRDIHQDHVNLSDFIKQLIKKHPSTILEANNIGWTPFHYAAYAGQEAIVKELLLADNSIAFTKNGEGMAGLHVAAREGHVPVLKKIAETCPDIWDLKDNNGRTAFHVAAESGKANAVKFILKQVAEDNINDQDNEGNTALHLATLQGHGKIFLLLTNDRRADKTIMNKDCLAVVDIIDSRRVFNFFRQGWMIFQLSIAGGLASLEQGRNKKIEARTEREKGVVENHGDEEVEDKRLKPEGPEVLSFNHLRNMASTNILVSTLIATVSFAAAFTVPGGYKNEGPDEGMPVFIKKASFRAFVVGNTIAFSCSIASVIFHNFTALLVKRNTIAFWTYFAMVFSSFAICGMFIAFIAGSFAVLGDGSALVMAVLLICCFLFALQFPPLISVDLLTI; from the exons ATGGAGCCTGGAGTCTATCGTGCAGCTATCTCAGATGATCGGGATTTCTTCAGGAGACTCACCTCCTCTGATGCAAATATCCTGCTCCAGGTTACATCCCTGCAACAAGACACCATTCTCCATGTTGCAGCAAAATTCAAACGGAAGGAGATAGCGGCAATGATCACGAATTTGATACCATCACTTGTGTACAAAAAAAATTCAAACGGTGACACCCCACTTCATATTACAGCGAGGTTAGGGAGTTTAGAGGTTGTACAGGTCCTATTAAGTTATGCCTGTTGTGAAAGGATGGAACTTGAAGCCAACGAAAATCTATTGAGGATGGTGAATATGGACAGTAACACAGCACTTCATGAAGCTGCGAGGAAAGGTCACTTTGAGGTTGTGGTTTCATTGATTCAGAAGGATCCAGGATTGGCAATGTTGACAAATAATGCAGAGGAATCTCCACTATTCCTCGCTGTGGATAAAATGCATTTCAGAATTGCTAGCTACATCTTAGAAACTGTCCCAGGTTGCTCTTTCCAGGGAAGGAACAATATGAATGCCTTGCATGCAGCAGTCATTCGCTCATATTTCAATG GTGAAAAATTGAACCTGGATGTCACACAGTTGAGGAATCCTCTCTTTTTTGTTGTCCACCTTTCAGTCAGGGACTGTATCAGGTTCATTCGCTTTGGAGTAACAAAATTGCTCAGAAGGGACATCCACCAGGACCATGTTAATCTTTCAG ATTTCATTAAACAGTTGATTAAAAAGCATCCGTCTACTATATTAGAAGCCAACAACATTGGATGGACTCCTTTTCACTATGCAGCATACGCTGGCCAGGAAGCCATTGTGAAAGAGTTGCTGTTAGCTGACAATTCCATAGCTTTCACTAAAAATGGGGAGGGCATGGCTGGCCTTCATGTCGCTGCAAGAGAAGGGCACGTGCCTGTTCTGAAAAAGATTGCAGAAACTTGTCCAGACATTTGGGATTTGAAAGACAACAATGGCCGGACAGCTTTTCATGTTGCTGCTGAAAGTGGAAAGGCAAATGCTGTCAAGTTTATTTTGAAACAGGTCGCTGAGGATAATATAAATGACCAAGATAATGAAGGAAACACAGCATTGCATCTAGCGACTTTGCAGGGACATGGGAAGATCTTTCTATTGCTGACAAATGATAGAAGGGCAGACAAGACAATCATGAACAAGGATTGTCTTGCTGTCGTGGACATCATTGATTCAAGAAGGGTATTCAACTTTTTCAGACAG GGTTGGATGATATTCCAATTGTCAATTGCTGGTGGTCTAGCAAGTTTAGAGCAAGGTCGCAACAAGAAAATTGAAGCAAGAACAGAGCGTGAAAAGGGCGTTGTCGAAAATCATGGGGATGAAGAGGTTGAAGATAAAAGATTAAAACCAGAGGGACCAGAAGTTTTATCCTTTAACCATCTTAGGAATATGGCCAGCACCAATATATTGGTATCAACTCTCATAGCCACTGTCTCATTTGCAGCAGCTTTCACTGTTCCTGGAGGATACAAAAATGAGGGACCTGATGAAGGCATGCCAGTTTTTATCAAGAAAGCATCCTTCAGAGCATTTGTGGTGGGTAATACCATAGCCTTTTCTTGCTCGATTGCATCGGTGATTTTTCATAATTTCACTGCCTTGTTGGTGAAACGAAACACCATTGCATTCTGGACATATTTTGCAATGGTATTCTCCAGCTTTGCCATCTGTGGGATGTTTATTGCTTTTATTGCAGGCTCCTTTGCAGTGTTAGGTGATGGTAGTGCATTAGTTATGGCGGTTCTCTTAATTTGTTGTTTCTTGTTTGCTCTGCAGTTCCCTCCCCTAATTTCAGTAGATTTACTAACTATATGA